The following proteins are encoded in a genomic region of Coffea eugenioides isolate CCC68of chromosome 6, Ceug_1.0, whole genome shotgun sequence:
- the LOC113773740 gene encoding transcription initiation factor IIB-2-like, whose product MADAYCSDCKKSTEVVFDHSAGDMVCSECGLVLESHSIDETSEWRTFANESGDNDPVRVGGPSNPLLTDGGLSTVISKPNGSTSDFLTSSLGRWQNRGSNPDRSLILAFKTIATMSERLKIVMYFGFYAHWEREFLVS is encoded by the exons ATGGCGGATGCGTATTGTTCGGACTGTAAGAAGAGTACGGAAGTGGTGTTCGACCATTCGGCCGGGGACATGGTTTGTTCGGAGTGCGGTTTGGTTTTGGAGTCCCACTCGATCGATGAGACTTCGGAGTGGAGAACTTTTGCGAATGAGTCAGGGGACAATGACCCGGTTCGAGTTGGCGGTCCCAGTAATCCGTTACTGACCGACGGCGGATTGTCCACCGTGATCTCCAAGCCCAATGGGTCTACCAGTGATTTCTTGACTTCTTCACTTGGGCGGTGGCAGAATCGCGGCTCCAACCCTGACCGCTCTCTCATATTGGCCTTCAAAACCATCGCCACCATGTCTgagag GTTGAAAATTGTGATGTATTTTGGATTTTATGCTCACTGGGAAAGGGAATTTTTGGTGTCATGA
- the LOC113776270 gene encoding transcription initiation factor IIB-2-like encodes MMTDTFCTDCKRNTEVVFDHAAGDTVCSECGLVLESRSIDETSEWRTFADESGDHDPVRVGGPVNPLLGDSGLSTVISKGPNGSNGDSSLARLQNRGGDPDRAIVLAFKAITNMADRLSLVATIKDRASEIYKRLEDQKCTRGRNLDALVAACIYIACRQEGKARTVKEICSIANGATKKEIGRAKEFIVKQLKVEMGESMEMGTIHAGDYLRRFCSNLGMSNEEIKAVQETVQKSEEFDIRRSPISIAAAIIYMITQLSDSRKPLRDISIATTVAEGTIKNAYKDLFPHASKIIPEWYAKEKDLKSLANPKS; translated from the exons ATGATGACGGATACGTTTTGTACGGATTGCAAGAGGAATACGGAGGTGGTATTCGACCACGCTGCGGGGGATACTGTGTGTTCCGAGTGTGGGTTAGTGTTGGAGTCGAGGTCTATCGATGAGACTTCTGAGTGGAGAACTTTTGCCGATGAATCGGGTGACCATGACCCGGTTCGTGTTGGAGGTCCGGTCAACCCTCTTCTTGGTGATTCGGGTCTTTCTACTGTGATTTCTAAGGGGCCTAATGGCTCCAATGGGGATTCGTCTCTTGCCCGGTTGCAGAATCGTGGGGGTGACCCTGATCGTGCTATTGTTTTGGCCTTTAAGGCCATTACTAATATGGCTGATAG gTTGAGCCTTGTAGCAACAATaaag GATCGAGCAAGTGAGATATATAAAAGGTTGGAGGATCAGAAGTGTACCCGGGGAAGAAATTTGGATGCATTAGTGGCTGCCTGCATTTACATTGCTTGTAGGCAAGAAGGCAAGGCACGCACTGTAAAAG AAATTTGCTCTATTGCCAATGGAGCTACAAAGAAGGAAATTGGCCGAGCAAAAGAGTTTATTGTTAAGCAATTGAAGGTTGAAATGGGTGAATCTATGGAGATGGGAACAATACATGCAGGAGACTATCTG AGACGTTTTTGTTCTAATCTTGGTATGAGTAATGAAGAGATTAAAGCTGTCCAGGAAACAGTTCAGAAGTCTGAAGAATTTGATATAAG GAGAAGCCCTATATCTATAGCTGCTGCAATAATTTACATGATAACGCAGCTCTCAGATTCAAGGAAGCCCTTGCGAG ATATTTCTATTGCTACTACAGTTGCTGAAGGGACAATCAAGAATGCCTACAAGGACCTCTTTCCCCATGCTTCGAAAATAATACCAGAGTGGTATGCCAAGGAAAAAGACCTCAAGAGCCTTGCCAATCCAAAATCCTAG